GACAGCGCTCGTGAATGGGAAACGCGAACTTGTACCAAAGAAAACTTCTTCAATTGCATGGTTTCAAGTTTTGTGCTACGCCACACGCAAGAATTTCAACCGGAACGGAGTAGTTCATACTTCTTTAACTCTCCTTCGTTCATTGGGGAAAAAGGACAACTCAACAGAAAAGTTAAAGTTGAAAATAACATTTGCACCTCATCAGTGCCGGATGCCACCACCTGTACAGTGGTGGAAGAAATTCGAGTGAAAATTCACAAAATATGCTatcaaagaaattaaaattgtcatCCGGTGGTTTCCGGCAAACAGCACACGCTCCCTCAATCCATTCGGTTGGTGAAGTGTGAAGTGGCTCTAAATATCGTGAGCAGTGCTAATGAGAGGTGGCTCCACAACTAATGCGATGAAAACGAGCACTATTTCTACTTTCGGTTGCGGTAGACATTGGCACGAACGAACCATAATTCATGCGACACACGGCCCATACTCAGGCCGCTGTGTGCGGTTGACGTGTTAGGCCTTGCATTTGTCGCAACGCTGATCCCCTTCTCGGGGAAAAAAGGTTTAACTTTCTGCAGGCTTTCCACACCATGAAACTATCTCGAGGTGGAGCTATGGGTTATGTCAATGACTGAAACGTTATTCATGCAGAGCATCTTGAAACcgtaatgttatgttatgtttcgTTAGACGAAGGGGATGTTCGTAATAGCAATAGGACGAGCTATTATCgagtttttgttccttttttagggtaaaaattgtaaatacaTTTATGTGCCGAAGGAACTGCCTCATCAATTTAACAAATCGTACACTTAAGCCATCATTGACAATACAAACTGAAACTTAGTTTAGTTATGTACTTGAGGTAAAATATTCCAATAGTTGCAGAATTAGAATATCTGTTGTAAAATCGTGTTAAACGTCCATATAAAACGATACTTTTGCAGGTCATTGGAGCCATATTGAATCatagttattattattgcttttttcaaaacaacaagaaaaggtaaaaaatacAGTGCTGCGACCATGAACAAAAAGTTTGAGGTTCTATCTGACAGCTAGTTGTTGCTTTATGCCGAATAACTGGCGAATATGTTAGAACAGAAATCATTCCATGTCAAAATACTACCTTTAAAAGGCCAAACGAAATGTTGATAAAGAGAGAACTTCATTTGATTATTCCATCCATTTAACAACACACTACTTAACTTCCTTGGGAGGGCATTTTCCCCAACAACCATCACTCATCTTCCTGATGGGTGTTCTGATGTTTCGTGTTTGACTTAGAAGTTTTCCAGTTCTCCACTTAGTACGACATGCCCGAGTACATACACCTCAGAagttgtagtttatttttgcttccaaaaaataaaaaaggaaaacaaaaaatcgcaaCGGGTGGTAGTACTGCCCGCCGGAAGGCAAGTGCATGGGGAACACCCCTGTGGGGCCTGCGGAGTTAATGGGAATAatttgcacacttttgctACGGTTACCCGTCCGTTACCCAAGCGCAGAGAGCTAACGTGTCGATGGCAGAGCTTTGATGTGGTGCAGCTGTTTAATATGGTTTATTTAGCGGTAAAAGTTAACCAACCTGCCGACGAGGGAAGAGCACGGGCAGAGCAAAAAATCCCGCCCCATCTCGCCAAAGAGATGCCCTGCTACAGTTTCGGGTAAAAGGTGTGAATAAACTTTGACATCGATAAAGCGCAAAGTGGTTCGCTCATCTCATTACGCGGGTGAAACTGTCTGCTGCACTGTTATgttgcgatttttttgttctggcTTCGTTTGGATCGGCCGCGTATCGTGCCCACGCAGTGTGCATAATTATCGCGTGCTTCCACCCTGCAGTGGAGTCATGGGTTTGGAAGGTGTTgagtgaaaagtttcatgCGCGGTGAGCTGCGCTTCATTGATGCAGGTAATTTAGCGGCCAACTTTCAACGTTGTGTTGCCGCGGTGTTCCGTACTGCACAGTGTGGGACGTTAAGTAGGGCAGATAGAAGGCGAATCTATACTTTAAAAAGAACTCTTCCAAAGAAGCAGAATAACCGAATCTTGTCTTGGCGATCGAGATTCCCGCGAGGGAACGAGATGGAAACAAGCACATTCCTGTGAAGTTTTCGGGAAACATGGTTGCGACCGTTCTGCTAGAATATTGTTGCCTTGTCGCAGTCGTTATCATGAGCAAAAATCGTTGAAAATTGCGCTTGTTGTTTATTGCATCGTAAACGAGCATTAGCTCGGTGGGGGTGAAACAGAAACGAAGTTGGGGCCAATGTTCAACAGGGACTTTCTAATGATGTTTCCAAGCGTGTTGGAACtaaaattttctgttttttttactatttcagGGGCTTTTTTTTAGCAATTTCTAAAATTGTTTCTGGTTTTATGCTCACTGTATCGCGCATGTAACATTTGATTCTAGCATAGAGTGTTGGTTTGCTCTAAACGTAATAACCTAAAATAACCCACAGAGCAACTCTCATGTCAGATTCAATTGATAGCCATTTAAGACTTCATACCAGAAAGATCTTCCCAACGCAAACAAAATCCTAAGCAAACACCAACCTACAACGAATCGAATCAAATCAAGAACGACAGATTTTCCTCCCGCTGTGCCACGTGAAAATCGCTCATAGCTACCTGGAGGCGTGTTTAATGGTCGGATCATTACGCTTTACGAGTTGGACACAGCGAGCATTCGGGAACGATTCGGAATGGATTGGCGTGTTCGGAAGGCAAAGgcggaggccacacgtagtgTCTAATATTtggcaaaaattaaatctccTCAAGATAATCATCGGTTGGCCGCTTGATGGCGCATCATAATCGTCCCATTTTATCGGTTAATTGAGGGTAAATAATCGTTTAATCACGGTTGCTCAATGGTAGGAATTTAGTAGCAAGGGGcgtttgttctattttaatGTCCTCAGATCATTAAGGTCCTGCCAGAGATGAGTTTGTTGTTCAAGGGCAAGCAAAACATTCCGCTTTGAGTGCATGACATTCGAAGGTGTCCTAAGTGTCCGTTCAATGTCATATcactttttttcataatcCCCATAACAGTGGTCTTTCGACTAACAACTAGCGACAATGCAGTTGATCGCTTCTTctctttttaaataaatacccACTTGGCAGTGGTATCGTGACTTACCCAAGCGTGGTCATGGTGACGATCGTGTACCAGAACGCGGCCGGAATCGAGGTAAAGTTGGTACCGTCCACGTTCTTCTCCGCGTAGAACATGACCGTggcgaagatgatgatggccaTGGCAAGGGAGAACACCAGGAACCCAAGCTCGGATGCGCACGATTTGAGCGTGTAGCCCAGAATGCGCAAACCTTGCGAGTGTCGCGAGAACTTGAAGATACGGAAGACGCGAAACACTCGGAGCGTCACGAACGCACCGGACACATCGTCGTTGTCGGTGATGCCGAGACCGATGTAGTACGGCAGGATCGCAACCACATCGATGATGCTCATCACGCTGCGCACAAATTTGCACCGGTTCGGTGCGGCAAACAACCGCAGCAGATACTCCGCGGTAAAAATCATGACGCACGCCGTGTCCAGACAGAAGAAGACGATTTTGTAGCGTTCGCCACAGGATAGCGTACCGGCACGGCCCGGCCGCACCCCGCACGGCACCGTCTCGACGACGTTCGCCATCACAGATACAGCAATGAAGAAGCCCGTGACGTAGTAGAACACGAGCGCGGCAGTGGAAGTATGCGGATTCTCGAAGGCGCGCCACATCCGTTGTCTGATGTTGGTCAGCTGCTGCAGGTTGTTGTCGCTGTTCTCCGACAGCTTGTCATCCATCAGCCGCTCGGCGTTTTCGCGCTTCCGATCGCGGTAGTCCTCGTAGCAGCAGTCGCCGATCACGTCCGGCATGATGCCAAAGAATGCCAGCTCCTCGTCGTAGCTGAGCAGACATTCGTGCCGTGGGTAGTGGAGCTTGCCGGTTCGATAGTAGTTGAGAATGTGCCGGAAGATGTCCGGGTCGCGATCGAAGAAGTACTCCTTGCTGTCCTCATCGTAGAAGAAGTCACGCTCGTTCGAGCCGAGCAGCGTGTCCGGGTACTTTTCGACCGTCGTGCGCCACGTTTCGAACCGCCGCCCGGACACGTTGATGATGAGCTTCTCGTCCTCCGAGCGCAGCCGGTCCTTGAACACCGGTGGGGCCGGCAGCGGATGGGACGCTATCGGCACCCAGCCGATGGCCGCCGCCCGTGCGAATGGCAACCAAGCGGCGACCGAAGCCATACTATTCGGTGGAATTTTTCAATGATCCTCCAAGTGCGCAACTACCCACCGGCGAGAGTCGGGGTGGAGTTGGTGGATGTCACCAAAAGGCTACCACTGCAGCAGTGCAGAGCCGACTCGAGTAGCTAACTTCACCAAGAATTCGACACTGGAAACCAAAACCCTGAATCAAGCTGAAGTTCACCGTACGCACTTCAACATAAACTATGCCGCCTTTCTAGAGCTCCCGCACACTATTGCACACAGACTAACACTGCGATGCTACAGCACCATTTAACCGTCAGAAGTACTTCAGTCAGCACTTTGGCATGCAAATGCCAAATCACTCTCGGCAGAAATTACCCTGTAGCTACTGTACGCTTTCTTTGCACTTGCGAAGACGATACTTCCCTGCGGTGTACAGTAAAACCTGCAATATTATTGACCACTCGCACCGAAATACCTTCAGGATATTCGACGCACCTAATCAACTTCTACGCAACAAACACAGAAAGCCGCCAAGTGTCCGGTTTCTTACGGCGAGCAACCGAGATTACGTCTCGTCCAAGAACCTCCGGTGTTGGCACTCGCCGGTGATTAATCACTTTCATCGCACATTTTATCTCGGATGCTCGATTCATCGAACTCGAGCAAAATCGGTCGGTATTCGTGCGGTGCAGTTCTGTTCGACTTTTCTGGATGCTTTTGTCCgctgctgtttgcttttgcctgTTCTTCAGCTAACCACCTACACCGGGTCCCTCTGACACGCGCTGCAGCCCACGGTGGCGAAGAAAATGGCGCTCGGTTCGCGTGCTAGTTGTTAATGCCGGTGGGCACTTTAGGAATCTTTTCCCGCATGTTGCCGTCGGATGGGAGCGTTGTCTGTTCGCAGAGTGCACCACTTGCGGCTGCTGGGACACCAGGGACGACCATCAAATGTGTAACATTCCATCCCAGTCGGCAGGTTGGCCGGTGGACTCAGCGGACTGTTGACATGGGGGCGAGAATGAAGGGAGGAAGAAAATATCATTAGTATAAAGCTGGTGAATATTGCATCCATTATGCGACCGAAAGTGAGCAGATTCCGGAGCAAGATAGAGCGCAAACGATTTGAAATTCGACCTCAGCGCGCTGGATCGAATTCCGCCCAGTGGCGTGTGATGTAGCACACTAACGCCACTGGGCAAGTGTGAAATGATGAAGTGACAAAGTGATATTGAAGACACTGTGGGCGATGATggggacgatgatgatgctgcacaCTGACGAACTGAGTGCACTCTCCAGCTGGCAGCAACTACTGCCATGCATGCAGCTGTATGCAAATCAACTTTTCCCCATCCCGAGATAGTGAAGATGATCAGCATAAAGCTGCTAGCCATGATGGCTACTATGAATGCGCTTTCTTCGGTGGCTTTTTTGCTGAGCAAACGCTAATTGATTGATAAGAAAAATGATCCATGGGCCATGATGACACGATGGGTGGCATTTATTATCGagttgatttgattgattctATATTAGGAAGCTTAATGGACTTATCATTGATACATAGCATAAGTAACCAAAGAGTTTTGGAGTCGTTTAAGGCATTGAATATTAATGATGGCTGTGCCATTATATGTTTGAAGACATTAAGGAAGGTTAAAGATCAAACCGTTGTTACTACAGTACTATTAATTGGGAAGAATAATCCAGTGTGATTTATACAACATCACCGCTagaatttaattgattttttgctCTACTGTGCTTCTTCTTGAGTTTCAAGATTGGCGTGATTTTagataaatttatttctagagcatttgaaattaaaaagaaaatattaactACGTCATAATTGCTATTGTTTTTGGTGACAAACGTTTCTTCTGGATGTTtttcgatggaggcgccttgTTCCAGTGACGATAAAACATGCTTAAAACTAAACGTATCCATCGTAAACCATTTAAATCGTGTGAACAAGTCACACTCCCATCACACACTGCAAGACTCCAGCATGCTCAACTGGAATACATTAACGAGCAGTTTCTTTCCCCCCTGGCTGTCGCATTACACGCCCCGAAGTGTCTCAGTTAACAACCGACGATGAAGTACCACTTTGCCATATTTATGAAGAACGTTTCATAGTGAGCAAAGTTTTACAGCTCGCCGTTTGGCTTCATTTACTTCATCATGGGATTGTCATCACCCGGGGACTGGAAAAAGGCTTGAGGGAAAACTTTTGGATGCTTTAGAaggagagagagggagagagacagagaaacGGAACGCTAAATCAAAGCACATCGAATGAAAAATCACGTCTGGTAGCGAGTGACCTTACGATCGGCCCAAAGTGATTCATGACCCAAAAGGATCTATcgtttttttagttgttttttttattctcccgAAACAATAACTTTCCAGCTACTGGTTAAGTGCAACAGTAtagcaaaacagaacaaaaaacgtGCCGAAAGGGATCAGCGCAAATTTATGGCAAAATAATCGGAAATCATGGCAATATTTTTCCCTTAATAGGAACATAAAAGAACCACAGACTCCTGCTCATTCGGCGCTCCACTTGGACAATTCATTTGTGGTGCGCACGGAAATAGCACATGGCAGCTATAATAATTGTCCACACACAAACGACGCCGGTATTGCAAACGGAAGTGCAAGCCTCCTTGGGGTTAAactggaaaatgggaaaaccgATCCTTTTCTTGATCGAAAAGGCACACCATATTTCGTGCCTTGCTTGATGAAGAAGGGTAGAAGAGGTGTGAGAATGTTTTCGCTTCATTAGAAACATATGGTCGTTTGTAGTGTGCCAGTGGGACGGTCAAcggatcgtttcgttttccatccCGCTAACCAGATAGCTGAATTGTATTTTTCGCCTCGTgtttcttatttctttttccgttACGTGGTACAATTCTGTTCTTGGCCATTCGCTCATTTAAGTCCGTTTTAAATggcacaacataaaaaagcgaTTGTCCAAACCACTGAATGATGCCGTAATTAAGATGCAATTCCTGCTGAAATTAATTCTCGTTCGGAGGACCGCGGAACCCCACCAGTGGGGAAGCGGGAAGGCTTCCGGAAGCGATGGTTTAATTGCCTTTCTTTCGATAAAAAATAAGCGTTTTAAATTATGGTTATCGTTTCACCGGCGAAGTCCGGGACGGCCCTGCCGGAAGGTTGATGGATTGATGGGATTTTTATAGCGAGCTGCCAAGGGTTATGCTTAAAgcgatttcaattaaaaccgaAACATGCGTTGATTGATAGTGCTTACGTTCATAATCAAGATGAATTTATTGCAACAAACGCAAATGGTACCAACAGCAATAACGTGATTATTATATGTTCACAAGAGCACGGGTTGATCGTACACTACAGTTAGTAAAACGATTTAACCAAGTCAACTTATTATGTTGTGATGGTAGAGAAACATTTCCAGCTTTCGCTTAATTGACATGATTTTCTAATCTCACCAGGTGTATTTTTCAGCAGCAGTCTAATATGTTATAAATATGTTATAGTGGAGTATGAATAATCGTAACATGATGACGTCCCAGAAACATGTACAGTATTCTTTGTAGACCAAACAAAGAGAATGAGTAGCCAATCATATTCTTTAAACCCTCTAAACACTCCGTCTATCATCCACTCATGACTTCCAATGACCTCTGAGATAATTGTCTATTGTACGATCATGGCTGCGCAGACTGCGTCACAAAAatgagtaagtaagtaagtcgCTAAGGAAGCAGTTTTAAATAGCAACATAACCGACAACGAGAACATAACAAGACGATGAATAACAAACCCATGTTATTCAAACAGAACGAAAGTCAAAGTAAAGCAACTAGGCTGAGGGTAATCTACGGTTAAAGAAAGAGGATAAACTATTGCTTTCTGAGTAACGATCGGTTTAGATGAAGCTGGTTTTTACCGCATCGAATTCCAGAGTATCTGGCCAATGTCATACATCTACGCATGTCTACAGCACACTTCGCAAAATGGTACTTAATAAATGAAGACATTTTTCGACCAAATGTATGACCTACTGACCTTGGGAAGATTAAATTATCAGAACTCTTTATAGAATCGCGTAACGCATCAACCTATCAACAAAAGAACAGAACGAAGAGAAGCCAGCAGAGCTATTCTAGCCATGCTATGCTATGCTAGTTTAAGCTTGAAGAAGGCTTTATTGCATAACTTGAATACTAAAGTTTTTGGAACAGAAGAATTAGTTCTGAATTAGTTCCAAAAGTTAAGAGAAACCTACTAGTAAGCGAGACATCCCAGAATAGAGAGCAATGGAAAGGAATAACTCGTTGGCCGGCACGACACTACACACGAAGCGGATACATTACACTCATACGCACTATTTGAACTTATAACACTTCTGCACACAACTGCACTTCAGCTTACGGATTATGGGTTTGTAAAAATACTTGCACAGAGCGTAGTAAAAATACATTCAATGCGTACGCTGAATGGCGGCCGAATGTCACTTGTCATTTTAAACAAGCAAAATAAGTATGCCTGACCAAAAACATGCCGTTCAGCTGATAGCACCTTATCGCTCCGAGTTGCAGTTAACATTTTTGACTGATTTTGTGCCataaattgttgttgttattttttttattaactctaGATGAATCGGCGGAATAGAATCAACAACGCTAACCAGTAACGTTACACGGAGATGTTGCTCTGCGTGACAAATACGAATGTCAACAATTCCGTTGCttgaaaattgaatcaatATATACCagagaggcaaaaaaaacacagcatagacaacaatttcaaaacaaacagattaaaagattcactttttttaaatagtgtATTATTCCACGCATATGCAAAATTCCAAACGTCTGATTTCAATGATgcatattaaaagaaaaacattgatAGTGCTTTATCGCCCTGGGATGCATTCTCTGAACTAAAACACAGTAACAGTTCCGGTAAATCTTTGTAAGCATCGCATCTGTCGGTCATCTCGACGTAAATGACTGATAGTATAGCACACATTGTTAACTTGCCAGCAATGAAACAGTTCAGTTGATCAGGTCTGGTGGGTCAGTTCTGGTGTGGGTGCTTAACAGCAGTGTTTCTCGTTGGAGAAGAAATCCGCAAAAATGTGAGTTTTCTTGCCCGTGCAATATTAAAGCTAactatttcattgttattaaCAAAACTCTTGTTACCTTTACAGGATCCTCAAATTCGTTTTTGTGCTATTTTGTATAGTTTTGGCAACAGTGGCAGAAAATGAAGAACAGGAAGAGTCGACAACACAAAACGCAGAAAACGAGGAAGTGCGGAAGTTTCTAAATGAAATTGGCAGTTTGGAAGGAACAAAGCTCACAGTTGGCGAAAGATCAATTGATTCGCGTGATTGGAACACGTTAGATGTTTTCCCAAACATCTCGACGCTTATAATAAGGAAACAAGGGCGATCTCTGCAAACTAATATATTCGAATGGACTAAAACACTCAGCCAGGTTTACATGGACGATAACCTTCTCACAGCAGTTCCAAAGGAAGCACTCTCTGTGCTGACTTCCCTAACAGTCCTTTCAATCAGCAACAACCGCTTGGAAGCACTCAGTGACGGTGATGAGTTTATGGGCCTAGTTCATTTGGAACATTTATACCTTGATCGCAACTCGATCAACGTTGTGCATCCTCACACATTCGCTTCCCTGCGGGAGCTAAAGCAGCTTGGTCTAAGTGAAAATCGGCTTACAGCGCTCGATGGACTAATACTGCCACCGGAGAACCAGTTGGAAATGTTAAGTGTAAGCCACAATTACGTCAAATCGATTAACGAGTCCATTTTCAATCGAATGAGAGCTTTGAAGCAACTTTCGTTAGATGGAAATCTATTGGAAACGTTGCGTGATAATACCTTTGCAGAGCTACGCGAGCTACGACGAGTCGATTTAAGTGATAATTTTTTGAAATCTATACCATCCAAGCTGTTCGCCTCAAACAGAAAACTGGTGGAGTTAATTCTAGCGAGAAACCTGCTCGAAAAGCTTCCTGTGGATGTGTTCCGTGGATTGAATCATCTAGCTGATTTAAGCCTTCAGGATAATCGGTTTACCGAACTACCCGAAGACATTTTCCGCGATCAACCACTGTTCACACGGCTCTCACTGAGCGGGAATCGTATTGTAAACTTCCAACCGATCTTTCTTAAATGTACCGATGTTGAGTTGCAAAACAATCGCGTGCGGGTTTTgaacaagatttctttcgacACAAACGCGACATTGGTAGAGCGTCTATTTCTTCATGGTAACGAAATTGCATCGATCGAACAAAGTGTCTTTGAAGGGTTGCcgaaattggaaaacatttaCTTGGATTATAATCGCATCACGGAACTCTCGCCGATGCTATTCCACACGAACCATGAGCTTCAGCAGGTGACTCTCTCCTACAACCGGCTGTCGGTGTTACGGACGAATACTTTCTCCGGTTTGCCGCGACTTCATCAGGTTGACCTATCCTACAACCAACTGAGCGCTATCGAACCTGCTGTTTTTCACGACTCTCCGGTAGAATATTTAAATCTAAACGGAAACCAGCTTACAACTCTCGACGATTGGGCATTTTCCGGCATAAATCTACTGTACCTATTTGTGGATTCCAATGCAATCGATTCGCGGCTGACTTCGTCTGGAATGGTGTTGGATGGGTTGGTGGACTTATCAGCTGCCAACAATCACATCGCATCATGGGAGGCGTTCTGTACATCAAACTTTACCCGCTTGACATCCATCAACTTGTCGAACAACTCACTAACATCGATCGAAGGTGGTTGTTTGGATCATCTTCTGCCACGGGTCAACAACAGTTTTGACACGCTTCCAATTACAGTAAATGTTGCATACAACATACTTTCGGAGGTTCCCGTGCTTGCTGGGCGCATTCAGTCGCTAGATCTCAGTGGTAATAATGTGTCAGACCTGGGCGATGGGTACGCATTCCAGTGGTATCAGCAAACGGAGACGCTGATTTTGCAAAACACTTCGTTGAGAATggttcgctcagaaagcttcaaatttTTGCAGAACTTGACGCAGCTTGTGATTAGTTCAAGCACTTTGGAACTGATAGAGGAGGATGCTTTCCATGCTCTAAAGCTTCAGAAGTTATTGATAAGCAATTCATCCTTGGTAACACTCCCACCTTTACTACTGAAAGGGCAAACTGCCCTTTATGATGTGTCATTGGCCTTCAATGCGCTATCTCAGCTGTCATCCTCTTTCTTCGCCGATTGTGCTATGTTGGTAGAGATAAACCTTTCTCATAACAGAATAACGACTGTGGACCAGCTCTggtttcaaaatttgaccGAACTTAAAACCATCATGCTTGATAACAACTTAATTACACAGCTCCCTGCAAATATGGTCCCCACGAAACACATCCTCAGAGCACTATCGCTCGCAGGAAATGCGTTGAGCTCAATCTCCGATGCAGATTTCTTCGCGAATGGTTCAATTTATCAGCTGAACCTTTCAAACAATAAGCTGGAAGACATCGATATTCTCGAAAGCAACAATATCATCAACATTCTGGATGTTTCTCAAAACCGATTGCAGCGATTGGTTGTTCGACCTAATTATCGTATCCTGGTAGCCAATTCCAATAACATCACATCGCTACGTTTGGAACCCGTTTCGAAATTTGAACTCGTATATCTTAATCTCGCGGACAATCAGCTGGACCAACTCGATCTCCAGATTTTCGATGTGCGAACGCTTAATGAGCTGGATATATCGGAAAACCGGCTTGACGTGTTTCCATTCGAGTTGGTTTACAAGCTAAAGCAGCTGAAGAACTTGATCGTGTCTAGAAATAACATACGCACATTGCCATCGACGGATATGGTAGAACCGTTCAAGCTCCAGACGCTTGATCTATCGGAAAATCCGCTCGAGGAGCAGCCGAATACCTTCCTGGACTCCTGCGTTGTGGATAATCTAATCGTGACCGTAGCAAAATGAGCCGCATCAAGGCGGAAACCGGATTCGCTGAACTATTTATAGTGAATAAAGGTGTCCAAATAAAACCTCGAACCCATAAATGTCGTTTTTGAATGGCTTTGTTACTCGAATGACTGGATGTTCCGGGACCGTATCACCGGCTTTATTTGTAAAATGTCATGTAAAGTTAATCAACCtgtgcatacacacaaactCCGCACACGCAGCCGATTGCTAGAACTTTGATGCCAGCGTACGATGACTTGAACGTTGCGGACCAGCTCCCTGGTTGGGTTGCATGTGTGGTGACACCATTAGAACGTGTGTCCAGAAGGGTGGAAAGCGTTAGCATGAAAAGTTGGCAACTTCCATTACTATCAATCATTCTTCACCCATGGATGGCATGAATGGTACGGTGTCTTTCTCTCTTACTCTCCACAACGGTGGAACCATAATAACGCTGGGGTTTGGCGAGACTTTGGCGTCGCTATTAGTGGAACATGGCACCCAAATGAGGGTTGAAAGTTTAATTAGTTCTGGAGCGAGTACCAATGTGTGACGGTGGGTggctgttttggtttttatatTATGGAAAAGTTTACCCAACAAAATTAATTCGAGAGATACACTACAccgtagcaaacaaaaatggtacaaaaatatacaaaaaaaactttatagCTTTGATGTTGTAGGCAAAAGCGATTTAGTATTCCTGTTGCATTCTATTCAAAAGAAgatttattattcgtttttgtTCAACTATTTATAGTAGAACATTTATT
This Anopheles marshallii chromosome 3, idAnoMarsDA_429_01, whole genome shotgun sequence DNA region includes the following protein-coding sequences:
- the LOC128713207 gene encoding chaoptin-like, giving the protein MSKILKFVFVLFCIVLATVAENEEQEESTTQNAENEEVRKFLNEIGSLEGTKLTVGERSIDSRDWNTLDVFPNISTLIIRKQGRSLQTNIFEWTKTLSQVYMDDNLLTAVPKEALSVLTSLTVLSISNNRLEALSDGDEFMGLVHLEHLYLDRNSINVVHPHTFASLRELKQLGLSENRLTALDGLILPPENQLEMLSVSHNYVKSINESIFNRMRALKQLSLDGNLLETLRDNTFAELRELRRVDLSDNFLKSIPSKLFASNRKLVELILARNLLEKLPVDVFRGLNHLADLSLQDNRFTELPEDIFRDQPLFTRLSLSGNRIVNFQPIFLKCTDVELQNNRVRVLNKISFDTNATLVERLFLHGNEIASIEQSVFEGLPKLENIYLDYNRITELSPMLFHTNHELQQVTLSYNRLSVLRTNTFSGLPRLHQVDLSYNQLSAIEPAVFHDSPVEYLNLNGNQLTTLDDWAFSGINLLYLFVDSNAIDSRLTSSGMVLDGLVDLSAANNHIASWEAFCTSNFTRLTSINLSNNSLTSIEGGCLDHLLPRVNNSFDTLPITVNVAYNILSEVPVLAGRIQSLDLSGNNVSDLGDGYAFQWYQQTETLILQNTSLRMVRSESFKFLQNLTQLVISSSTLELIEEDAFHALKLQKLLISNSSLVTLPPLLLKGQTALYDVSLAFNALSQLSSSFFADCAMLVEINLSHNRITTVDQLWFQNLTELKTIMLDNNLITQLPANMVPTKHILRALSLAGNALSSISDADFFANGSIYQLNLSNNKLEDIDILESNNIINILDVSQNRLQRLVVRPNYRILVANSNNITSLRLEPVSKFELVYLNLADNQLDQLDLQIFDVRTLNELDISENRLDVFPFELVYKLKQLKNLIVSRNNIRTLPSTDMVEPFKLQTLDLSENPLEEQPNTFLDSCVVDNLIVTVAK
- the LOC128712115 gene encoding potassium voltage-gated channel protein Shal, giving the protein MASVAAWLPFARAAAIGWVPIASHPLPAPPVFKDRLRSEDEKLIINVSGRRFETWRTTVEKYPDTLLGSNERDFFYDEDSKEYFFDRDPDIFRHILNYYRTGKLHYPRHECLLSYDEELAFFGIMPDVIGDCCYEDYRDRKRENAERLMDDKLSENSDNNLQQLTNIRQRMWRAFENPHTSTAALVFYYVTGFFIAVSVMANVVETVPCGVRPGRAGTLSCGERYKIVFFCLDTACVMIFTAEYLLRLFAAPNRCKFVRSVMSIIDVVAILPYYIGLGITDNDDVSGAFVTLRVFRVFRIFKFSRHSQGLRILGYTLKSCASELGFLVFSLAMAIIIFATVMFYAEKNVDGTNFTSIPAAFWYTIVTMTTLGYGDMVPETIAGKIVGGVCSLSGVLVIALPVPVIVSNFSRIYHQNQRADKRKAQRKARLARIRIAKAGASAAFASKKKAAESRLAAQESGIELDDNYNDEDIFELQHHHLLRCLEKTTDREFVELETQYNGQTKRPGSPSPMASPSHSANTATGATGLLQSCCGRCCSQRYQDNRESGRISFDDTGVEEGNEGRGVRRRESNGDCERTGTNAANNSNQHANPLQGTGMRM